From a region of the Alphaproteobacteria bacterium genome:
- a CDS encoding MobC family plasmid mobilization relaxosome protein, translating into MAPDTPGRLRSALIELVMPRSSAQWKRDRQLNIALHHSEVEMLKAHADAKGMRLVDYARARLLAMRAASATVVLPSKLERLNLEQLKRIGNNLNQIARQLNGLGQVVPDELTETLNAVRHLLRSATDDDR; encoded by the coding sequence ATGGCCCCCGACACCCCAGGACGCTTGCGCTCAGCCCTCATTGAACTCGTCATGCCACGCTCATCTGCCCAATGGAAACGCGATCGCCAGCTCAACATCGCCTTGCATCACAGCGAAGTCGAGATGCTGAAGGCGCATGCCGATGCGAAGGGTATGCGTCTCGTCGACTATGCGCGGGCGCGCTTGTTGGCGATGCGGGCAGCGTCGGCAACGGTGGTTCTGCCCTCCAAGCTGGAACGGCTCAATCTCGAACAGCTCAAGCGCATCGGAAACAACCTCAACCAGATCGCCCGCCAGCTGAATGGCCTTGGCCAGGTGGTGCCGGACGAATTGACCGAGACCTTGAACGCGGTCCGGCATCTCCTTCGCAGTGCGACGGACGATGATCGTTAA
- a CDS encoding zincin-like metallopeptidase domain-containing protein, producing MTRPSHPDLHQQVTDTIIRAVEQGGTTVTLPWHRSGLPAMLPHNAHSKAAYNGINIVALWSAAMLRGYPHAIWATYRQWAELGAQVRKGEKASTVIFYKELDVDVPDDASGDDGKRRVARASSVFNAAQVDGFTAAELPELPPIERIQRAETLIAASSADIRHGGEMAFYRRRLSDGSGDFIQMPDERRFQADTATQRSEDYYSVLLHELTHWTSDVHRCNRELGARFGDAAYAMEELVAELGAAFLCAELGITVTPRADHAGYIAHWCDVMKSDKRAIFTAAARASEAVSFLKRLAA from the coding sequence ATGACACGTCCATCTCATCCAGATCTGCATCAACAGGTCACCGACACCATCATCCGTGCGGTCGAGCAGGGCGGCACCACCGTCACGCTGCCCTGGCATCGCTCTGGACTGCCTGCAATGCTGCCGCACAATGCGCACTCGAAAGCGGCTTACAACGGCATCAACATCGTCGCACTGTGGTCCGCAGCCATGCTGCGCGGTTATCCGCATGCGATCTGGGCTACCTATCGCCAATGGGCCGAGCTGGGCGCGCAGGTGCGCAAAGGCGAGAAGGCCTCGACTGTCATTTTCTACAAGGAGCTCGACGTCGATGTGCCTGACGACGCTTCTGGCGATGACGGCAAACGTCGCGTTGCCCGCGCGTCATCCGTGTTCAATGCTGCGCAGGTCGATGGCTTCACTGCGGCTGAACTGCCGGAGCTTCCGCCGATCGAGCGCATCCAGCGCGCAGAGACGTTGATCGCCGCATCGAGTGCCGATATCCGACATGGCGGTGAGATGGCCTTCTATCGCCGCCGGCTATCCGATGGCTCTGGTGACTTCATCCAAATGCCGGATGAGCGCCGCTTCCAGGCTGATACCGCTACCCAGCGCAGCGAAGATTACTACTCCGTCTTACTCCATGAGCTGACGCATTGGACAAGTGATGTCCATCGCTGCAATCGCGAACTTGGCGCCCGCTTTGGCGATGCCGCATACGCGATGGAGGAACTCGTTGCTGAACTAGGCGCAGCATTCCTTTGCGCTGAGCTCGGCATCACAGTAACGCCGCGCGCCGATCATGCCGGCTATATCGCGCACTGGTGTGATGTCATGAAATCCGACAAGCGTGCCATCTTCACTGCTGCCGCGCGTGCTTCAGAAGCTGTTTCGTTCCTCAAGCGACTTGCCGCATGA
- a CDS encoding SOS response-associated peptidase — translation MCNLYSLTKAREAVIRLFRVSDNRAAHYDPRPAIFPGKMAPVVRGTSDGERELVELSWGFVLNQKDRAPRRDTNVRDDKAVASPFWKDSIEQRRCLVPASSFAEPKEVTPATWHWFALAGDEPRPLFAFPGIWRRYKGPIKKAGPVVEMDVYAFMTTLPNALVGSINHERMPVILTKPEEFDTWMQGSTSEAMGLVTSHDADRMRMVQSGFTKEDLLDV, via the coding sequence ATGTGCAATCTCTATTCCCTGACCAAGGCGCGCGAGGCGGTTATCCGTCTCTTTCGCGTGTCCGACAATCGCGCAGCGCACTACGATCCGCGTCCTGCGATCTTCCCTGGAAAGATGGCCCCGGTCGTGCGCGGCACCTCAGATGGCGAGCGCGAGCTCGTCGAGCTCAGCTGGGGTTTCGTCCTCAATCAGAAGGACCGCGCACCGCGTCGTGACACGAACGTCAGGGATGATAAGGCAGTCGCTAGTCCGTTCTGGAAGGACTCAATCGAGCAGCGTCGCTGCCTTGTGCCGGCGTCATCGTTTGCCGAGCCGAAGGAGGTGACGCCCGCGACGTGGCACTGGTTTGCGTTAGCCGGTGATGAGCCGCGTCCGCTCTTTGCGTTTCCGGGCATCTGGCGCCGCTACAAAGGACCGATCAAGAAAGCCGGCCCAGTCGTGGAGATGGATGTCTACGCGTTCATGACGACGCTGCCCAATGCACTCGTCGGTAGTATCAATCACGAGCGTATGCCGGTCATTCTGACCAAGCCTGAAGAGTTCGACACATGGATGCAGGGATCGACTTCAGAGGCGATGGGCCTCGTCACGAGCCATGACGCCGACCGAATGCGCATGGTGCAATCCGGGTTTACCAAAGAGGATCTGCTCGACGTATAG
- a CDS encoding DUF262 domain-containing protein — protein sequence MQPHKFTIHDVFEKERRYDIPLYQRAYVWNQDDQWEPLWDDIRKQAERALQDSTGKLGSHFLGAAVWSINQVQGRAIAKADVIDGQQRLTTLQLFIAALRDCATEIDQRVQKQAARWSVNPDREGSDEELKVWPTNADRDVFRAVMRAGGPAAVKALYAREGSPAEQALPRMAEAYLYFADVIRQFADEGKTADEKADRIHAIAQAMRTSLLFVVIELEQGDDPQVIFETLNARGQPLLPSDLVRNYVFLKATAKADKSSDKLYENYWKAFDDLREDLPDDTGEDRFWHMLERQGRLTRPRIDLFLFHYLTLHTERELNIGQLFKEFREWHEKGDGNVEKLLADLKTQSARFQQLIAPEGNDRLAVFARRLKALDTSTVYPLLLFLMAQPKDVLPTDQLERAIVDLESFLVRRLICGLTTKNYNKFFLGLLSKAKKAASDHASIADAIRDELLRSEEKTAIWPSDDEFRKAWLSEPIYMKTRTERAAMVLRAIEEVSRTTRNEALQIPTKLSIEHLLPQKYVLSDYPYADSMPIRDDETHERCRSRILHTIGNLTLLTQALNTSVSNGAFAGKSKAIVTDSDLRLNAWLRSGEHKRWSEADIISRGNELFERGLTLWPRPADTRKRTATEPTSTPHFTERLQRLIASGSLKGGDALQLSYKDHRFTGQITGSGIKIADGIFSPSDAAVRCYASVGQIRKSENGWRVWKADGVSLKELLARLGDEVDDTSDRTETTHQQRRETP from the coding sequence ATGCAGCCACACAAATTCACGATCCACGACGTCTTCGAGAAGGAGCGCCGCTACGACATCCCGCTCTATCAGCGCGCCTATGTCTGGAACCAAGACGACCAATGGGAGCCTCTCTGGGACGACATCCGCAAGCAGGCCGAACGTGCGCTACAGGACAGCACCGGAAAGCTTGGCTCGCACTTCCTCGGCGCCGCAGTGTGGAGCATCAATCAGGTTCAGGGCCGTGCTATCGCGAAGGCAGATGTCATCGACGGTCAGCAGCGCCTAACGACCCTCCAACTGTTCATCGCCGCGCTGCGCGATTGCGCGACCGAAATCGATCAACGCGTCCAGAAGCAGGCGGCGCGCTGGTCAGTCAATCCCGATCGTGAAGGTTCAGATGAAGAGCTGAAGGTCTGGCCGACCAACGCCGACCGAGATGTGTTTCGCGCCGTGATGCGTGCTGGCGGCCCAGCTGCGGTCAAAGCACTTTATGCGCGTGAGGGTTCGCCGGCGGAGCAAGCGTTGCCGCGCATGGCGGAAGCGTACCTCTATTTTGCCGATGTGATCCGGCAGTTCGCCGATGAAGGAAAGACGGCTGACGAGAAGGCCGATCGTATTCATGCGATCGCTCAGGCGATGCGCACCTCTTTGCTGTTCGTGGTGATCGAGCTTGAACAGGGCGATGATCCGCAGGTGATCTTCGAGACACTGAATGCGCGTGGTCAGCCTCTGCTGCCATCCGATCTCGTGCGCAACTACGTGTTCCTGAAGGCAACGGCCAAGGCCGACAAGTCGAGCGACAAACTTTATGAGAACTACTGGAAGGCTTTCGACGATCTGCGCGAGGACCTGCCCGACGACACAGGCGAAGATCGCTTCTGGCACATGCTGGAGCGACAAGGCCGCCTCACCCGCCCGCGCATCGATCTCTTCCTCTTCCACTACCTCACGCTCCACACCGAGCGTGAACTGAACATCGGCCAGCTCTTCAAAGAATTCCGCGAATGGCATGAGAAGGGTGATGGCAACGTCGAAAAGTTGCTCGCCGATCTCAAGACGCAGAGCGCACGGTTCCAACAGCTGATCGCACCAGAAGGGAATGATCGTCTCGCGGTGTTCGCGCGCCGCCTAAAAGCATTGGACACCAGCACGGTCTATCCCCTGCTCCTCTTCCTGATGGCGCAACCCAAAGACGTGCTTCCGACCGATCAGCTCGAACGCGCCATCGTAGATCTCGAATCCTTCCTTGTGCGCCGATTGATTTGCGGTCTAACCACCAAGAACTACAACAAGTTCTTCCTCGGTCTTCTCAGCAAGGCGAAGAAGGCGGCAAGCGATCACGCATCGATCGCCGATGCGATCCGCGATGAGCTGCTGCGCTCCGAGGAGAAGACGGCGATTTGGCCGTCTGACGATGAGTTCCGCAAAGCGTGGCTTTCAGAACCTATCTATATGAAGACGCGCACCGAGCGTGCTGCCATGGTGCTAAGAGCCATTGAAGAAGTCAGTCGCACAACGCGCAACGAAGCGCTTCAGATTCCCACAAAGCTTTCGATCGAGCACTTGTTGCCGCAGAAATATGTGCTGAGTGACTACCCCTACGCTGATAGCATGCCAATCCGTGACGATGAAACGCACGAGCGTTGCCGTAGCCGCATATTACACACGATTGGCAACCTCACATTGCTCACACAGGCGCTGAACACTTCGGTCAGCAATGGCGCGTTCGCAGGCAAAAGCAAAGCTATCGTTACAGACAGTGATCTGCGCCTCAATGCCTGGCTGCGCAGTGGCGAACACAAGCGTTGGTCAGAAGCCGACATCATCTCTCGTGGCAATGAATTGTTTGAACGTGGCCTCACGCTCTGGCCGCGCCCGGCGGACACTCGCAAAAGGACGGCGACCGAACCAACTTCGACACCGCACTTCACAGAACGTCTACAGCGCCTCATCGCATCTGGCAGCCTCAAAGGCGGTGATGCACTTCAACTCTCATACAAGGATCACCGCTTCACCGGTCAAATCACCGGGAGCGGCATCAAAATCGCTGATGGCATCTTCTCGCCTAGCGATGCAGCCGTCCGGTGCTACGCCAGTGTAGGCCAGATTAGGAAATCGGAGAACGGTTGGCGTGTCTGGAAGGCTGATGGAGTTAGTCTGAAGGAACTGTTGGCGAGACTTGGGGATGAAGTAGACGATACCTCGGATCGAACTGAGACCACTCATCAGCAACGCAGAGAGACGCCATGA
- a CDS encoding type IV secretion system DNA-binding domain-containing protein, whose amino-acid sequence MRVPSLNDRQALALLLVIGAGTPMLIAGISNLPKDPAYAADSRFAQMLCVCAAGSAGVIGFILALRLWRDCRLQRAYGAASTAVNDTLSYLKHERRLARRGQLITLAGAMLALTLYIVSHWPQAGALTNWQTAFALAALIFLAWLPVRALRNRGHYVNAFFLRRYLRQQLDHLGYRPRRAQRRSNPNAKITIPRKGSFIIEARNGPFEWHFDDFVKNAVVFGQVGSGKTVAVLNAVLEGMIATFAKSDHPVGGLILDAKGDFYGKVQKLCEKYKRSNDLLIVDPAAWHDAGGTWRSIAWNPLDNDDDPLEVATRLIAALRLIGVETGSEGSFFLDSAKVYLRHAIALVRGAAITPAPSILDVYRLSQESEAETPLYHTLIRAIGSRYPQAVPAQITDAVTFMEKEWAAMADRQKSGVRGTITQLLDEFLVAPFHEIFTQASTVSIGAMIDSGKLLYVHMPASDRERMSRLVNTLIKLEYQRAILARPNKRQPTFFLCDEFQTFYTSGEGRGDSDFFERSRESVHANIIAAQNLSAFMKRTRNHHDVKNFLGNCAVKIFLRQTEEETNRWASGLFGQRSEIVVTTSEQAAIDGSWSRRRHTSYGRATKSLPRVPSDAFIRLAIPVRGDKQQRYAGSIIHLASRGSTQQPTLDWPIHPLS is encoded by the coding sequence ATGCGCGTTCCCTCACTCAATGACCGGCAGGCACTCGCTCTACTCCTGGTGATCGGTGCAGGAACGCCAATGCTGATTGCCGGCATCAGCAATCTGCCGAAAGATCCAGCTTATGCCGCCGATAGCCGGTTCGCGCAGATGCTTTGCGTCTGCGCGGCCGGGAGCGCCGGTGTGATCGGGTTCATTCTCGCACTCCGGCTTTGGCGCGATTGCAGATTGCAACGCGCCTACGGCGCTGCCTCAACCGCCGTCAACGACACCCTCAGTTATCTGAAGCATGAACGGCGCCTCGCCCGGCGTGGCCAACTCATCACCCTTGCCGGTGCGATGCTGGCGCTCACCTTATATATAGTGTCGCACTGGCCCCAGGCCGGCGCGCTGACGAATTGGCAAACAGCATTTGCGCTGGCAGCGCTCATCTTTCTGGCGTGGTTGCCGGTCCGCGCGCTGCGCAATCGCGGTCACTATGTGAATGCCTTCTTCCTGCGCCGTTATCTTCGTCAACAGCTCGATCATCTCGGCTACCGCCCCCGACGAGCGCAGCGTCGCTCAAATCCGAACGCAAAAATTACGATCCCGCGCAAAGGATCGTTCATCATCGAGGCGCGTAATGGTCCGTTCGAGTGGCACTTCGATGACTTCGTGAAGAACGCGGTGGTGTTCGGGCAAGTGGGCTCGGGCAAGACCGTCGCCGTGCTCAACGCCGTGCTCGAAGGCATGATCGCGACCTTCGCCAAATCGGATCATCCGGTCGGCGGCCTGATCCTCGATGCCAAAGGCGATTTCTATGGCAAGGTGCAGAAGCTCTGCGAAAAGTACAAGCGCAGCAACGATCTACTGATCGTCGATCCTGCCGCTTGGCATGATGCCGGCGGCACCTGGCGCTCGATTGCCTGGAACCCGCTCGACAATGATGATGATCCGCTTGAAGTCGCAACGCGGCTCATCGCAGCACTGCGCCTCATCGGCGTCGAAACCGGATCGGAAGGCTCATTCTTCCTCGATAGCGCCAAGGTCTATCTGCGTCACGCGATCGCGCTGGTGCGCGGCGCTGCGATCACGCCTGCGCCCTCGATCCTAGATGTCTACCGGCTGAGCCAAGAGAGCGAAGCCGAGACACCGCTCTACCACACACTCATCCGGGCCATCGGCAGCCGCTATCCGCAAGCGGTACCCGCCCAGATCACCGATGCCGTCACCTTTATGGAGAAAGAATGGGCAGCAATGGCGGACAGGCAAAAATCGGGCGTGCGCGGCACCATCACCCAGCTGCTCGATGAATTTCTGGTCGCGCCATTCCATGAGATCTTCACGCAGGCTTCCACCGTGTCGATCGGCGCGATGATCGACAGCGGCAAGCTTCTCTATGTCCACATGCCGGCTTCCGACCGGGAGCGGATGAGCCGCCTCGTCAACACGCTGATCAAGCTCGAATATCAGCGCGCCATTCTTGCGCGCCCCAACAAGCGCCAGCCAACCTTCTTCCTCTGCGATGAATTCCAGACGTTCTACACGAGCGGCGAAGGACGCGGGGATTCCGACTTCTTCGAGCGCTCGCGCGAAAGCGTCCACGCCAACATCATCGCCGCACAAAATCTGTCTGCCTTCATGAAGCGGACGCGCAACCACCACGATGTGAAGAATTTCCTCGGCAATTGCGCAGTCAAGATCTTCCTGCGCCAGACCGAAGAAGAAACCAATCGCTGGGCCTCAGGCCTCTTTGGACAACGCTCGGAGATTGTCGTTACGACGAGTGAGCAAGCGGCCATCGATGGAAGCTGGTCGCGGCGACGTCATACGAGCTACGGCCGCGCCACAAAATCCCTGCCGCGCGTCCCAAGCGATGCCTTCATCCGGCTTGCCATACCGGTGCGCGGCGACAAACAGCAGCGCTACGCCGGATCGATCATCCACCTCGCCTCGCGCGGCTCGACCCAACAGCCGACGCTAGACTGGCCGATCCATCCCCTCAGTTGA
- a CDS encoding Y-family DNA polymerase translates to MLALIDGNSFYCSCERAFDPKLKRKPVVVLSNNDGCAIARTQEAKDLGIKMGEPYHLAKRRPGLEDVVWKSSNYVLYGDMSRRMYEVLTDLVPEVEPYSIDEMFLDVSGMNGVENHAIAIRAAVLKATKIPTCVGIGPTKTIAKLANAIAKKQRGGNGVCDLSDERQRNRLYETLPAEMVWGLGPAAVRKLASVNVTTIIEFLALSDDEIRKHLSVVGLRTAWELRGTMCLPFSLAPATRKSLAVTRSFGRSVETWDEMQQALASYATRAAEKLRRHGLVATAMQVFLQTNRFSKVDPQYVNQSSFGIEPTADTFALIASATRAGARIWRQGYRYAKAGVILLDLVPQQQLSAQLVPSIDPVRSAKVMRAMDTINMRFGRNTVRPAALAAPPRWSMRRSNVSPRYTTDLDELFTARA, encoded by the coding sequence ATGCTCGCACTCATCGACGGCAACAGCTTCTATTGTTCGTGCGAGCGCGCCTTCGATCCCAAGCTGAAGCGCAAGCCGGTCGTGGTGCTATCCAACAATGACGGCTGCGCGATTGCGCGCACACAGGAAGCCAAAGACCTCGGCATCAAAATGGGCGAGCCCTATCATCTCGCCAAACGTCGTCCGGGGCTCGAAGATGTCGTGTGGAAAAGCTCGAACTATGTGCTCTACGGCGACATGTCACGGCGCATGTATGAAGTGTTGACCGATCTCGTACCGGAGGTCGAGCCCTATTCCATCGACGAGATGTTTCTCGATGTATCCGGCATGAACGGGGTGGAAAACCACGCCATCGCTATCCGGGCCGCTGTTCTGAAGGCAACGAAGATCCCGACCTGCGTCGGCATTGGCCCCACCAAGACGATCGCCAAACTTGCCAACGCCATCGCCAAGAAACAGCGCGGCGGCAACGGCGTCTGCGATCTGTCCGATGAGCGTCAACGAAATCGCCTCTACGAAACCCTTCCCGCAGAAATGGTCTGGGGTTTGGGCCCGGCGGCGGTGCGCAAACTAGCAAGCGTCAACGTCACCACCATCATTGAATTCCTGGCGCTCTCTGATGATGAGATCCGCAAACATCTCTCGGTCGTCGGGTTGCGCACAGCTTGGGAGCTGCGCGGCACGATGTGTCTGCCCTTCTCGCTCGCGCCAGCGACGCGCAAATCGCTTGCCGTGACGCGCTCATTCGGACGGTCCGTTGAAACCTGGGACGAGATGCAGCAAGCGCTCGCGAGCTACGCGACGCGCGCCGCTGAAAAGCTGCGCCGTCATGGTCTCGTCGCTACCGCGATGCAGGTGTTCTTGCAGACGAACAGGTTTTCGAAGGTCGATCCGCAATATGTCAATCAGTCGAGCTTCGGCATTGAACCAACCGCCGACACTTTCGCGCTCATCGCGTCCGCGACAAGAGCGGGTGCGCGTATCTGGCGGCAAGGCTACCGCTACGCCAAGGCGGGTGTGATCCTCCTTGATCTCGTCCCGCAGCAACAGCTATCCGCGCAACTCGTGCCGAGCATCGATCCCGTGCGGTCAGCCAAAGTCATGCGGGCGATGGACACGATCAATATGCGCTTCGGTCGCAACACCGTGCGGCCGGCTGCGCTCGCAGCGCCACCACGCTGGTCGATGCGCCGCTCCAACGTCTCGCCGCGATATACGACCGACCTCGACGAATTGTTCACCGCACGTGCGTAG
- a CDS encoding relaxase/mobilization nuclease domain-containing protein, which yields MIVKFAKPGKSFKGVMQYLAHDAGHAETAERVAWTHTINLAHDDIEAATAEMRTTALNADVLKAQHGIGGRQVERPVRHVSLNWHPSEKPDQDAMLGAAQSFLKHMGWDEHQAIVIAHDDKAYRHVHLVVNAIHPETGRKLDDGFERRRAQAWALAYEQDHGKIFCEERIKPAAEREASAPRQAWIAMRDLPAERIADDYLDRHDPRLVMERNEWKLLKDIQKSERIEFFENGKEIYRGINQTIYRQVREEFRQEWASYYAARRDGVDAASLAELRLELIARQRDVMLERRGEATAEQRDLRDLQYRELLDRQKDERAELAARQELGLRSHDLLDRAYPVTFQKPIDREAEIMGGEDGLDRFGVQRGRERHDGDVAPQRSEELVARGNDDETRAPLRDPVSGIAGGLLSIIGQLGESLTGGATKPPPKSAPEVDALERFKVKRGQPPPGDANERAAQDRERAHAERQNWREWHQYEQER from the coding sequence ATGATCGTTAAATTCGCCAAACCCGGAAAATCCTTTAAAGGGGTCATGCAGTATCTCGCGCATGATGCCGGTCACGCCGAAACGGCGGAACGGGTGGCATGGACGCATACGATCAACCTAGCCCATGATGACATCGAGGCCGCTACGGCAGAGATGCGCACGACCGCCCTCAATGCGGATGTGCTTAAAGCGCAGCACGGGATCGGCGGGCGTCAGGTCGAACGCCCTGTCCGGCATGTGTCCCTGAACTGGCATCCGAGCGAGAAACCGGATCAGGACGCAATGCTTGGCGCGGCGCAGTCCTTCTTGAAGCACATGGGATGGGATGAGCATCAGGCGATCGTTATCGCACATGATGACAAGGCCTATCGCCACGTTCATCTCGTGGTGAATGCCATTCATCCGGAGACAGGACGCAAGTTGGATGACGGGTTCGAGCGACGGCGCGCGCAGGCTTGGGCGCTTGCTTACGAGCAGGACCACGGAAAAATCTTCTGCGAGGAGCGCATCAAGCCGGCTGCCGAACGGGAAGCGAGCGCCCCGCGTCAGGCCTGGATTGCCATGCGCGATCTACCCGCTGAGCGCATCGCCGATGACTATCTTGACCGGCATGACCCACGTCTGGTCATGGAGCGCAATGAATGGAAGCTTCTCAAGGATATCCAGAAGTCGGAACGGATCGAGTTTTTCGAGAACGGCAAGGAGATCTATCGCGGCATCAACCAGACGATCTACCGTCAGGTGCGGGAAGAATTCCGCCAGGAATGGGCAAGCTACTACGCCGCTCGACGTGACGGAGTTGATGCTGCTTCACTCGCTGAACTCCGGCTGGAATTAATCGCACGGCAGCGCGATGTGATGTTGGAGCGCCGGGGAGAGGCCACTGCCGAACAGCGAGACCTGCGTGACCTACAATATCGGGAACTACTCGACCGCCAGAAAGACGAGCGCGCTGAACTTGCTGCGCGGCAAGAGCTTGGCCTCAGATCGCACGATCTGCTTGATCGCGCTTACCCGGTCACGTTTCAGAAGCCGATCGACCGCGAAGCCGAGATTATGGGAGGAGAGGATGGTCTTGATCGCTTCGGAGTGCAGCGTGGGCGAGAGCGTCATGATGGCGACGTTGCGCCCCAACGCAGCGAAGAACTAGTCGCTCGTGGCAACGACGATGAAACGCGAGCCCCGCTTCGCGATCCCGTATCGGGCATCGCCGGCGGATTGCTCAGCATCATCGGGCAACTTGGCGAGAGCCTCACGGGAGGCGCCACCAAGCCGCCACCAAAATCCGCGCCCGAGGTTGATGCGCTGGAGCGGTTCAAGGTTAAGCGCGGCCAGCCGCCGCCGGGCGACGCCAATGAGCGCGCCGCCCAAGACCGCGAGCGTGCCCATGCCGAACGGCAGAACTGGCGCGAGTGGCATCAGTACGAACAGGAACGATGA
- a CDS encoding DUF2779 domain-containing protein: MTRRFSKSKLLAFRQCPKRLWLEVHKPELRVDSGAEVSMSVGNEVGAIARALYDPEAQGILINAQEEGFEKALERSRSLLSGNAPIFEAGFATSEAIAFADILLPVSANTWRMVEVKSATGVKDYYLDDAAIQFNVARSAGVPLQSIAIAHIDSSWTYPGDKHYNGLLIEVDVTQEASARTADVQDWIIEASAIASLPTEPKKSTGAHCSKPFECSFWSYCKSQEPQAERPVGWLPRLQRKETKDYIETKSIIDMSDVPDEYLNDIQKRVKAHTLSGTTYFDAKGAADALKAHPLPALFLDFESVNLAIPVWKGTRPYQQIPFQFSLHHVSDAGVLSHTEFLDLSGDDPCRPFAQALIQSCAVAGPIFVYKRTFEAGRIRELAEMFSDLEASLIAIIDRLVDLLPIATKFYYHPSQAGSWSIKKVLPAIAPDLDYAKLPGVKDGEMASVAYREAIQSATSPVRKDEIRAQLSAYCSLDTYAMVRLWAFFAGRSDLQL, translated from the coding sequence ATGACGCGGCGCTTTTCAAAATCAAAATTGCTTGCCTTCCGCCAATGCCCGAAACGGCTTTGGCTCGAAGTGCATAAACCGGAATTGCGTGTCGATAGCGGCGCTGAAGTCAGCATGTCGGTCGGCAATGAAGTCGGAGCGATTGCACGCGCGCTCTATGATCCTGAGGCACAGGGCATTCTCATCAACGCGCAGGAAGAAGGCTTCGAGAAAGCTCTGGAGCGCAGCCGATCTCTGCTCTCAGGAAACGCGCCAATATTCGAAGCGGGCTTCGCGACATCTGAAGCGATAGCGTTTGCCGACATCCTTCTCCCCGTCAGCGCGAATACGTGGCGCATGGTCGAGGTTAAATCGGCGACCGGCGTCAAAGATTATTACCTCGATGATGCCGCTATACAGTTCAACGTGGCGAGAAGCGCAGGCGTGCCTTTGCAATCCATCGCCATCGCTCACATCGACAGCTCGTGGACCTATCCGGGTGATAAGCATTACAACGGCCTGCTGATCGAAGTTGATGTAACGCAGGAAGCGAGCGCGCGCACTGCAGACGTGCAAGACTGGATCATAGAGGCTAGCGCTATCGCGTCACTGCCAACCGAACCCAAGAAAAGCACCGGCGCGCACTGCTCAAAGCCCTTCGAGTGCAGCTTTTGGTCTTACTGCAAAAGCCAGGAACCTCAGGCCGAACGTCCCGTGGGTTGGCTCCCGCGTCTGCAACGCAAGGAGACCAAGGACTATATCGAGACCAAGTCCATCATCGATATGTCGGATGTGCCGGATGAGTACTTGAACGACATCCAAAAGCGCGTCAAAGCACACACCCTCTCTGGCACGACCTACTTCGACGCCAAAGGCGCGGCAGATGCGCTCAAAGCCCATCCGCTTCCCGCGCTGTTCCTCGACTTCGAAAGCGTCAATCTCGCCATACCGGTTTGGAAGGGCACCCGTCCCTACCAGCAGATCCCGTTCCAGTTCAGCCTGCATCACGTCTCGGACGCCGGCGTTCTTAGCCACACGGAATTCCTCGATCTCAGCGGCGACGACCCTTGCAGACCCTTCGCGCAAGCGCTGATTCAAAGCTGCGCCGTTGCTGGTCCGATCTTTGTTTACAAACGCACCTTCGAGGCCGGTCGTATCCGTGAACTTGCGGAGATGTTCAGCGATCTCGAAGCATCGCTCATCGCCATCATCGATCGTCTCGTTGACCTGTTGCCGATAGCAACGAAGTTCTACTACCACCCTTCGCAGGCTGGCAGCTGGAGCATCAAGAAGGTGTTGCCAGCGATCGCGCCCGATCTCGACTACGCCAAGCTCCCCGGCGTGAAGGACGGCGAGATGGCCAGTGTCGCCTACCGCGAAGCCATTCAGTCCGCGACATCACCTGTGCGAAAGGACGAGATCCGCGCGCAGCTCTCCGCCTACTGCTCCCTCGACACCTACGCCATGGTTCGCCTCTGGGCCTTTTTCGCGGGACGTTCAGATTTACAGTTGTAA
- a CDS encoding S24 family peptidase encodes MQENERHYRGDETTGFQSPAQDHIEPVIDLADKLDLRRPARYPVRVIGQALSARGIHHGDVLVVNAAADPVAGKVCVAILDGDVILATLIFKEGAWWLEPSKSDARPVTGDTEIWAIVEALVRFEV; translated from the coding sequence ATGCAGGAGAACGAACGTCACTATCGCGGCGATGAAACCACAGGGTTTCAGAGCCCTGCGCAGGACCATATCGAACCGGTCATTGATCTCGCAGACAAGCTCGATCTGCGCCGCCCCGCGCGCTATCCGGTGCGCGTCATCGGGCAAGCTTTAAGCGCGCGCGGCATCCATCATGGCGATGTGCTCGTCGTGAACGCGGCGGCCGATCCGGTCGCCGGCAAGGTCTGCGTTGCGATCCTCGACGGCGACGTCATCCTCGCAACGCTCATCTTCAAGGAAGGTGCATGGTGGTTGGAGCCATCGAAATCCGATGCGCGTCCTGTGACAGGTGACACTGAGATCTGGGCCATCGTCGAAGCGCTCGTTCGTTTCGAGGTGTGA